In the genome of Paenibacillus sp. FSL R5-0766, one region contains:
- a CDS encoding ABC transporter permease, protein MSISWNSIEGAIELGLLYALMALGVYITFRILDFPDLTVDGSFTTGGAIAAVMISNDFSPWLACLAAMAGGMVAGACTGLLHTKGKINGLLSGILMMIALYSINMRILGAPNKSIMGMDNPFSGEHVMVLIIIVVLVFKIMLDLFMKTDVGLALRATGDNKRMIRSFGANTDVTTIVGVSLSNGLVALSGAFIAQQSGFADITMGIGMIVIGLASVIIGEAILGARTVFWATLAAIVGSIIYRIVVALALQVEWFDTSDLKLITAVIVIIALVFPTMQRSMKQRSLARKRTEELMRSGGQQAKGGM, encoded by the coding sequence GTGAGTATAAGCTGGAATTCAATTGAAGGGGCGATCGAGCTGGGGCTTTTATATGCACTGATGGCACTTGGTGTATATATTACGTTCCGCATACTCGATTTTCCTGACCTTACCGTAGACGGAAGTTTTACAACAGGAGGCGCAATCGCGGCGGTTATGATCTCCAATGACTTCTCTCCTTGGCTCGCCTGTTTGGCGGCAATGGCTGGCGGCATGGTGGCTGGGGCTTGTACAGGTCTGCTTCATACCAAAGGCAAAATCAACGGATTATTATCCGGGATTTTGATGATGATCGCGCTCTACTCCATTAATATGCGTATCCTTGGTGCACCGAATAAATCCATTATGGGTATGGATAATCCATTCTCAGGTGAGCATGTCATGGTGTTAATTATCATCGTGGTACTGGTGTTTAAAATCATGCTCGATCTGTTCATGAAAACAGATGTTGGACTGGCCCTTCGTGCGACAGGTGATAACAAACGCATGATTCGCAGTTTTGGTGCAAACACGGATGTGACTACGATTGTAGGGGTCAGCTTATCCAATGGATTGGTTGCCCTGTCTGGTGCATTCATTGCACAGCAATCAGGCTTTGCGGACATTACAATGGGCATTGGCATGATCGTTATCGGACTGGCTTCCGTGATTATCGGTGAAGCTATTCTTGGAGCAAGAACGGTATTCTGGGCTACACTTGCAGCGATCGTTGGTTCAATTATTTATCGGATTGTGGTCGCGCTTGCCCTTCAAGTGGAATGGTTTGATACATCTGATCTGAAGTTGATCACCGCGGTAATTGTTATTATTGCATTGGTCTTCCCTACTATGCAGCGCTCCATGAAGCAGCGTAGTCTGGCTCGCAAACGAACGGAAGAGTTGATGCGATCCGGTGGTCAACAGGCGAAGGGAGGTATGTGA
- a CDS encoding DUF6385 domain-containing protein codes for MPNFTTFNTNPDNLRTLIFGQDSTGTAQPVRTDTSGNVVGIILDGTISNISGLTTVTINAGTITNILNGTITSVLGATITAGTINSVLGATVTAGTLTNLLNGTITSVLGATITAGTITSVLGATVTAGTLTNLLNGTITSVLGATITAGTITSVLGATVTAGTLTNLLNGTITSVLGATVTAGTLTNLLNGTITSVLGATITAGTITSVLGATITAGTITSILGATITAGTITSVLGATVTAGTLTNLLNGTITSVLGATITAGTLTNLLNGTITSVLGATVTAGTLTNLLNGTITSVLGATITAGTLSSVTSISQKSFQESQLISTPTANTFTALPAVTTSVFGTYSFFVYNRGPGVNRVDALVEISANGTNWYTDVTTVTGILSGSVDVLVPQRFLKYTRLSYRSSLIGAPSTIDVFFNGQGT; via the coding sequence ATGCCTAACTTTACAACGTTTAATACGAATCCGGATAATCTGAGAACGTTGATTTTTGGTCAAGATAGTACAGGCACAGCCCAGCCTGTCAGAACGGATACGAGCGGGAACGTGGTTGGCATTATTTTGGACGGAACCATCAGTAACATCTCAGGTCTGACCACGGTTACAATTAACGCCGGAACCATTACCAACATTCTGAACGGAACGATCACGAGTGTGCTTGGAGCGACGATCACAGCAGGTACGATCAACAGTGTGCTCGGAGCCACAGTAACAGCAGGTACCTTGACTAATTTACTAAATGGTACAATCACGAGTGTATTGGGAGCAACGATCACGGCGGGAACGATTACAAGTGTACTCGGGGCAACTGTAACAGCAGGAACGCTGACAAACTTGTTGAATGGTACGATCACAAGTGTATTGGGAGCAACGATTACCGCCGGAACGATCACTAGTGTACTCGGGGCAACTGTAACAGCAGGAACGCTGACAAACTTGTTGAACGGTACAATCACGAGTGTGCTCGGAGCCACGGTGACCGCCGGAACACTCACAAACTTACTGAATGGTACGATCACAAGTGTATTGGGAGCAACGATTACCGCTGGAACGATCACTAGTGTGCTTGGAGCAACGATTACAGCGGGTACCATCACAAGTATACTCGGAGCGACCATTACAGCCGGAACAATCACGAGTGTGCTCGGGGCCACGGTGACAGCGGGAACGTTGACGAACTTGCTGAATGGTACGATCACGAGTGTATTGGGAGCAACGATTACCGCAGGAACACTGACAAACTTATTGAACGGAACCATTACAAGCGTACTTGGCGCAACGGTAACTGCGGGTACGTTGACAAACCTGCTAAATGGTACAATCACCAGCGTGCTGGGTGCTACAATTACCGCAGGAACACTTAGCAGTGTGACGTCGATTTCACAGAAGAGTTTTCAGGAGTCCCAACTCATAAGCACCCCGACCGCCAACACCTTCACAGCGCTCCCGGCGGTTACGACCAGTGTATTTGGCACGTATTCTTTTTTTGTATATAACCGGGGGCCGGGTGTAAACCGGGTAGATGCTCTTGTTGAGATTAGCGCCAACGGAACGAACTGGTACACGGATGTAACGACGGTAACGGGCATTTTGTCCGGGTCAGTCGATGTATTGGTACCGCAGCGTTTTCTCAAATACACGCGTCTTTCCTACCGCTCCAGCCTAATCGGCGCACCAAGCACGATTGATGTGTTCTTCAATGGACAAGGCACATAA
- a CDS encoding DUF6385 domain-containing protein — protein sequence MSRTAKQSKKRTKQPTKYVSRRRSRHSCRAKLLKPPCSRITRPRFKRGASSRTKLPGAIHCFTEHTYVGAETSSSMDSLPAQDTSSLSIYTYGVVNRGKHPALVQIQISPNAVDYAVDSQEVVAGGQTKALVPLRFLHYTRLAIRSVEPDQPTRLDVYFQAQRMP from the coding sequence ATGAGTCGAACAGCGAAGCAAAGCAAGAAGAGAACGAAGCAACCAACTAAATATGTCAGTCGCCGCCGCTCCCGTCATTCCTGCCGCGCTAAATTGCTGAAACCCCCTTGTTCCCGGATTACTCGTCCCCGGTTCAAGCGGGGTGCTTCCTCACGTACGAAACTCCCTGGTGCTATTCATTGTTTTACAGAGCATACGTATGTTGGAGCCGAAACCAGTAGCAGCATGGATTCACTCCCGGCACAAGACACCTCATCACTCAGCATTTATACCTATGGCGTTGTGAATCGGGGAAAACATCCGGCTCTTGTACAGATCCAGATCAGCCCCAATGCCGTGGATTATGCTGTGGACAGCCAGGAGGTGGTCGCGGGAGGACAGACCAAAGCGCTGGTACCCTTGCGTTTTTTGCATTATACCCGGCTTGCCATTCGATCCGTTGAACCGGATCAGCCGACCCGGCTCGATGTTTACTTTCAGGCACAGCGTATGCCGTAA
- a CDS encoding ABC transporter substrate-binding protein yields MKKKFWMSLMMVASMIVAAGCGNNSGTGSESEGSGTTTGGGSEEKSYQIAISQIVEHPSLDATREGFIAALKEAGIEENKNLKIDYNNAQGDSTNNLSIAQKISGDSKNDLVLGIATPSALALAQQVKDKPLLFAAVTDPLGAKLVTDMDKPGGNVTGASDTNPEAIVQLADFIAKNLPDVKTVGLVINEGEPNAVVMADNAEKALATHNIKLVKAPVTNTSEVKQATDSLVGKVDAFYITLDNSVVSAVDTIIQTANSNKIPFFSSDRDTVEKGAFATVGFKYYDHGYQVGEMAADILKNGTKPGDMKVTVPDKLDLILNLKAAEAQGITVTDEMKAEVKDQENNIIQ; encoded by the coding sequence ATGAAAAAGAAATTTTGGATGTCACTGATGATGGTTGCTTCAATGATCGTTGCAGCAGGTTGTGGAAATAACAGCGGTACAGGCTCGGAATCCGAAGGATCAGGGACTACAACAGGTGGAGGAAGCGAGGAAAAATCATATCAGATTGCCATCTCGCAGATTGTTGAACATCCATCTCTGGATGCTACACGTGAAGGATTCATCGCAGCCCTGAAGGAAGCGGGCATTGAAGAGAACAAGAACCTCAAAATCGATTACAATAATGCGCAAGGTGATTCGACGAACAATCTGTCCATTGCACAGAAAATCTCGGGTGATTCCAAAAATGATCTTGTACTCGGCATCGCAACACCATCTGCGCTGGCTCTGGCTCAACAAGTGAAGGACAAGCCATTGCTGTTCGCAGCGGTAACGGACCCGTTGGGTGCCAAACTGGTGACCGATATGGATAAGCCGGGCGGCAATGTTACAGGTGCATCCGACACGAATCCGGAGGCTATCGTACAATTGGCTGACTTTATCGCCAAAAATCTGCCGGATGTGAAAACGGTAGGTCTGGTCATTAACGAAGGTGAACCAAATGCGGTGGTTATGGCAGATAACGCTGAAAAAGCGCTCGCAACACATAATATCAAGCTGGTGAAAGCACCAGTTACGAATACATCGGAAGTAAAACAGGCTACGGATTCTCTGGTTGGCAAAGTAGACGCTTTCTACATCACGCTTGATAACTCTGTCGTGAGTGCGGTTGATACGATCATCCAAACGGCAAACAGTAATAAAATTCCGTTTTTCTCCAGTGATCGGGATACCGTTGAAAAAGGAGCTTTCGCAACCGTTGGCTTCAAATATTATGACCATGGATATCAGGTTGGTGAGATGGCCGCGGACATTCTGAAAAATGGTACAAAACCTGGTGATATGAAAGTCACCGTTCCGGACAAACTGGATCTGATCCTGAACCTGAAAGCGGCTGAAGCCCAAGGTATCACGGTTACGGATGAGATGAAAGCGGAAGTTAAAGACCAGGAAAACAACATTATTCAATAG
- a CDS encoding Rpn family recombination-promoting nuclease/putative transposase: MMHEPEPALKKAMNLLKELSEDEEFRQQYEARQKVLRDQVSLMEGAREKGIEEGEAESKRKIALNMLNLGLDQETIVKATGLTSAEVKAIQQEK, encoded by the coding sequence ATGATGCACGAACCCGAACCGGCTTTGAAGAAGGCCATGAATCTATTGAAGGAACTGAGCGAGGATGAAGAGTTTCGCCAACAATATGAAGCACGTCAAAAGGTTTTACGGGATCAAGTATCTTTGATGGAAGGCGCACGAGAAAAAGGAATCGAAGAAGGTGAAGCTGAGAGCAAGCGGAAAATCGCATTGAATATGCTCAATTTAGGTCTTGATCAAGAGACCATTGTCAAAGCGACGGGACTAACCTCTGCTGAAGTGAAAGCAATCCAGCAAGAAAAATAA
- a CDS encoding ATP-binding cassette domain-containing protein has translation MLEITQVTKLFNPGTTDEKTALVGVNLTMNPGDFVTVIGSNGAGKSTLMNIISGVMKPDMGDVLINDRSIKNLPEHKRSSWIGRVFQDPMAGTAPHMSIEENMAMAYKRGKGRGLGFGVTRARREIFNTQLEKLGIGLEKRPNAKVGLLSGGERQALSLLMATFTQPQILLLDEHTAALDPSRAELITELTETLVREMRLTTLMVTHNMEQAIRLGNRLIMMDKGRIILDVSEERKRTLTVPELLGEFERISGKKMADDRVVLG, from the coding sequence ATGCTGGAGATTACGCAAGTAACCAAGCTGTTTAACCCAGGCACAACGGATGAGAAGACCGCGCTGGTTGGTGTGAATCTGACAATGAATCCGGGAGACTTTGTGACGGTGATTGGCAGTAACGGAGCGGGTAAATCCACGCTGATGAACATTATTTCGGGTGTGATGAAGCCGGATATGGGCGATGTGCTGATCAATGACCGCTCCATTAAAAACCTGCCGGAGCATAAACGCAGCAGCTGGATTGGCCGGGTGTTTCAGGACCCGATGGCAGGAACAGCACCACATATGTCCATTGAAGAAAATATGGCGATGGCATACAAACGTGGCAAAGGACGCGGACTGGGCTTCGGAGTTACCCGTGCCAGACGGGAGATTTTCAACACGCAACTGGAGAAGCTGGGAATTGGACTGGAAAAGCGGCCTAACGCGAAAGTCGGTTTATTGTCAGGCGGGGAGCGGCAGGCGCTCAGTCTGCTGATGGCGACGTTTACCCAGCCGCAAATTTTGCTATTGGATGAACATACGGCGGCCCTTGACCCTTCACGTGCCGAACTGATCACGGAACTAACGGAGACACTTGTGCGAGAGATGAGATTGACTACATTGATGGTAACGCACAATATGGAGCAGGCTATTCGTCTGGGTAACCGTCTGATCATGATGGACAAAGGCCGAATTATTCTGGATGTCAGCGAAGAGCGCAAGCGTACGTTGACTGTACCTGAGTTGCTTGGTGAATTCGAACGGATTAGCGGTAAAAAAATGGCAGATGATCGTGTCGTGCTGGGTTAA
- a CDS encoding MFS transporter: MTVISNEPTSNESIESPASSAQSFKSLWTNLRFVRMFIAYSLATFGDWLDALAIQVMVAYRWGADPLIIALIPVCMAVPGILLGSFAGALADRLHKVKIMILCDVITVGLTVAILFAPSPAWLLPLLALRAMMGVFHVPAQQALTRQVVAEEHLFQASSLNGFVSQCSKVAGPLLGAVILAFFSPQICIVINACTRLLSGAVLWPLRRLVEKSEFVESDGSAASEKEGSESLFSQWKQGWLFIQSSRTVLSTILFGCFGLMAILMIDYQFTTLFREIKPGNESLLGWLGSSAGAGAVVIILLLNRLPRIGYGWGLGGGYLFVGAGIAALGWVGPQTPEIWVIIWGLCIGLGNGLFMVTLNYLLQKETPPAYVGRVFGIQNSLSSVVLVVAPLAGGALIRVAGPSPTFQYIGLATLVIGLAGILLQRILWEGKQPLVSEAKEIIPQESA; the protein is encoded by the coding sequence ATGACCGTCATTTCAAATGAACCCACATCCAATGAATCCATCGAATCACCCGCCTCATCTGCGCAATCTTTCAAAAGCTTATGGACCAACCTCCGGTTTGTCCGCATGTTTATCGCATACTCGCTGGCTACGTTTGGAGATTGGCTCGATGCGCTTGCCATCCAGGTGATGGTGGCCTACCGCTGGGGTGCTGATCCACTGATCATTGCACTTATTCCTGTATGTATGGCTGTCCCGGGCATACTGCTGGGCTCCTTTGCAGGTGCCCTGGCTGATCGTCTGCACAAAGTAAAGATCATGATCCTGTGTGACGTGATAACCGTGGGATTAACCGTTGCTATTTTATTCGCACCAAGCCCGGCTTGGTTGCTTCCACTGCTCGCCCTGCGTGCCATGATGGGAGTGTTCCATGTTCCGGCTCAGCAGGCGTTAACCCGCCAGGTGGTGGCAGAGGAGCATCTGTTTCAGGCATCGTCCCTAAACGGTTTTGTGAGCCAGTGTTCGAAAGTGGCGGGACCACTTCTGGGTGCAGTCATTTTGGCCTTTTTCTCACCACAAATCTGTATTGTCATTAATGCCTGTACCCGCCTGTTGTCGGGTGCGGTATTATGGCCCTTGCGGCGTTTGGTGGAGAAGTCGGAGTTCGTTGAATCAGACGGAAGTGCTGCAAGTGAGAAGGAGGGATCGGAATCTTTGTTCTCCCAGTGGAAGCAAGGTTGGCTTTTTATTCAGAGCAGTCGCACCGTGCTGAGTACGATTCTGTTCGGCTGTTTTGGACTCATGGCCATTCTTATGATTGATTATCAGTTTACGACCCTGTTTCGGGAGATCAAGCCAGGTAATGAATCACTGCTCGGCTGGTTGGGATCGTCTGCAGGAGCAGGGGCAGTTGTCATCATTTTGTTGTTAAATCGCTTGCCGAGAATTGGGTATGGTTGGGGACTGGGTGGAGGATATCTGTTCGTGGGTGCCGGAATTGCTGCGCTGGGGTGGGTCGGCCCACAAACACCTGAAATTTGGGTTATTATCTGGGGCCTCTGCATTGGGCTGGGTAATGGACTCTTTATGGTAACTCTGAATTATTTGCTGCAAAAGGAAACCCCTCCTGCCTATGTAGGGCGCGTCTTTGGCATTCAAAATTCACTGTCCAGTGTTGTACTGGTTGTAGCTCCACTTGCAGGTGGAGCGCTCATTCGAGTTGCGGGGCCGAGCCCCACCTTTCAATATATCGGTCTCGCTACGCTGGTAATTGGTCTTGCCGGCATTCTGCTACAGCGTATCTTGTGGGAAGGGAAGCAGCCTCTCGTGTCTGAAGCAAAAGAGATCATTCCACAGGAATCGGCCTGA
- a CDS encoding winged helix-turn-helix domain-containing protein: MSLQLDEGTYTVTRRTESIRLLAKEFALLHFLYENKEKAFTRSQLLDRVWPLEYPVERTVDDHIYRLRKKLKRWDEIRLDTVRGYGYRLAVHENKSALPASPSAQDPEMQEVIHGLLRKYHVFGQGNAIQTLVQQQEALGIQIVPYYQLYIRFIQGDLEWLITTKEIPFEERLYWLLIFVHPLIEPADSIQLYEQALNSSALSVDQLRELRILNIIEVYVEVGQYQRAKEQLEETYRVIETDELKNFRLPVALAALYVELWGGSGEAVEAQMAVLRSGLKDAPYLREIGRFQVMEGLWLLRQGRIREAELRMDDGLDVLKMSLNAPLYLNAAYQILLFLGHHRIEGRLRSKYRQVYAEIGKSYGVPAYGSQIVDKVRQFLSPVSPSSDLPLI, from the coding sequence ATGTCTTTGCAATTGGATGAAGGAACATATACGGTCACGCGGCGTACAGAGTCCATTCGCCTGCTCGCCAAGGAATTTGCACTGCTGCATTTTTTGTATGAAAACAAGGAAAAAGCCTTCACTCGCAGCCAATTGCTGGATCGGGTATGGCCGCTCGAATATCCGGTTGAACGCACTGTAGACGATCATATCTATCGCCTGCGCAAGAAATTGAAGCGCTGGGATGAGATCCGTCTGGATACAGTACGGGGCTACGGATATCGGCTTGCTGTGCATGAGAATAAGTCCGCTCTACCCGCTAGCCCCTCTGCTCAGGACCCAGAAATGCAGGAGGTCATTCACGGATTACTTCGTAAATATCATGTGTTTGGGCAGGGAAACGCCATACAGACCCTGGTTCAACAACAGGAAGCACTTGGCATTCAGATTGTCCCGTATTATCAGTTGTATATCCGTTTTATACAGGGAGATCTGGAATGGCTGATTACAACGAAAGAAATTCCTTTTGAGGAGCGACTATATTGGCTACTGATTTTCGTGCACCCCCTGATCGAGCCAGCGGATAGTATTCAGTTGTATGAACAAGCGCTGAATTCATCGGCATTATCTGTCGATCAGCTTCGCGAACTCCGCATTCTGAACATCATCGAAGTCTATGTAGAGGTGGGCCAATATCAACGTGCGAAAGAGCAGCTGGAAGAAACATATCGTGTAATAGAGACAGACGAACTCAAGAATTTCAGACTGCCTGTAGCACTTGCAGCGTTATATGTGGAACTGTGGGGTGGCAGCGGTGAAGCTGTTGAGGCCCAGATGGCAGTCCTGCGGTCAGGATTGAAGGATGCACCCTATCTGCGAGAGATCGGACGTTTTCAGGTGATGGAGGGGTTATGGTTACTTCGGCAGGGACGGATTCGTGAGGCAGAGTTAAGAATGGATGATGGCCTGGATGTATTGAAGATGTCGCTGAACGCACCGCTATATCTGAATGCTGCATATCAGATTCTCCTATTCCTGGGTCATCATCGAATTGAAGGCAGACTTCGCAGCAAATATCGTCAAGTGTATGCAGAGATCGGTAAAAGTTACGGCGTCCCCGCATATGGATCACAAATTGTAGATAAAGTACGTCAATTTTTGTCTCCTGTATCCCCATCCTCTGATCTTCCTCTGATATAA